The Microbacterium sp. W4I20 genome segment GGCGTTGCGGATGCCGCCGACGAACACGGTCTCCGCGGCGTCCGCCGCAGCCGATGCCACCGCCGCACCATTGCTCGACCACTCGACCGCGTCGGCCAGCTCGATCTCGGCGCCCGCGGCGACAGCATCCGCCATGGTCGAGGAGAACCGCAGCACGTCGACGACCACGACGATGTCGGCGGGGGCCAGCCGGGCGAGGCCCGCGGTCCCCCAGTCGAGGCGGACCTGGTACGTGGACTGATCGAACGGCGACGGCATCCGTCCAGCCTAAATCAGCCGGCGGCGAGGGCCTCGACCGGAGCCACCCGCGTCGCCAGTCGAGTCGGGGTCGCGGCGGCGACCAGGGTGAGCACAGCCGTGGCCACCACGATGATCGCGATCGGGATCCACGGGATCTGCGGCGCCACGAGCCCGGCGGGGGTGAAGTCGGGCAGCGTCGGGACCGAGCCGAGCAGCGACTGCGCGGCGATCCAGCCGTAGACGACACCCAGCACGAGCCCGGTCAGAGTCGCCGCCACCGTGATGTGCGTGGCCTCGAGCAGCACCATGCGCCGCACCTGGCGGTTCGACAGACCGATCGAGCGCAGCAGCCCGAGCTCGCGGCGCCGCTGGACGACACCGATCGTGAGCAGATTGACCAGGCCGACCGCGGCGATCACCGCGGAGACCGCGACGAGCACCATCATGATCGCGGCGAACGCGTCGAACGGAGCGAAGAACTCCTCCGGGATCTCACCGGTCACCTGGCTCATCATCAGGCGCTTGGCCGATTCGAGCGCGACGGCGAACATCGTCACCAGGGTGACGCCCATGACCACCCCGATCGCCATCCGCGAGGAGCGCTCCGGGTACCGCAGCGCGTTCTCGGCGGCGAGTCGGGCGGTCGCGCTCGACCCGAACAACCGACCCACCAGGCGCAGCACCGGAGGCATGAACATGACCGATCCGAGTGCCAGGCCGGTGAACGACAGCAGTCCGCCGAAGAACGCGATGACCACGCCGAGCGGCGTCATGAGCCCGATGATCACGCCGCCGGCGAGCAGGACCGCACCGGTGATCAGCAGGATCCAGGAGCCGACGTGCCGACTCGGCTTGCCGGAGACCTCGTCGTGCGTCCGCTCGACCGAACCGCCGAGTGCCTGCAGCGGCGTCACCGACAGCACGCGACGCGACCCCGCCCAGGCGGCGGCCCAGGTCGTGAGGGCGACGCCGATGGCCGGCAGCGCGATGAACGGCTGCGCGAGAGAGAAGCCGATCGGATCGTTGGCGATCAATTGGGTGCCCACCTGCACGCCCACAGCCGAGATGAGAAGCCCCACGATCAGGCCGATCGCAGCCCCGAGCACCCCGACGATCATGCCCTGTCTGCCGACCTCGGCCCGCTGGGATCTCGCGGTCGCGCCGATCAGGCGCATCAGGGCGATCTGCCTCGTGCGACCGGCGATGATGGTGGCGAAGGTGTTGGCCGTGACGATGGCTGCGACGTACATCGCGACCGCAGTCAGCAGCACCGAGAGCAGCGCGACCACGAACGCCAGCGTCTCGCTGTCGCCGATGAACGGGTCGGCCTGCAGCACCGCTTCGATGTACGCGGTGACCTCGACGAGGATCACGCCGAAGGCGGCGGACAGTCCGGCGACGAGGATGCTGGCGCCCATGCCCCGGTCGCGGAGCCAGGCGAAGCGCGGTCCGGTCGCCCTCGTCTCGGGGACGACCGTCGCGACCGCGGTCATGCCGCCACCTCGGCGGCGAGCATGTACGCGGAGATCTGCTCGGCAGTCTGGCGCGGGTGATCGGCGACGATGCGTCCGTCGCCGAGGTAGAGCACGCGGTCGGCGTGGCTCGCCGCGATGGCGTCGTGCGTGACCATGGCGATGGACTGGCCGTGCTCGCGGCTGGCGGTGGCCAGCAGCTGCAGCACCTCTCGGCCCGTCTTGGAGTCGAGGTTGCCGGTGGGCTCGTCGGCGAAGACGAGGTCGGGCGCGGTGGCGAGTGCGCGGGCGATGGCCACGCGCTGCTGCTGTCCTCCGGAGAGCTGGTGCGGGCGGTGGTTCAGGCGCGAGCCGAGGCCCAGCGTCTCGATCAGACCGTCGATGCGCGCCCGCTCGATCGCACTGGGGCGACGGCCGTCGAGCTCGAACGGCAGCATGATGTTGCCCAGCGCATCGAGGGTCGGCACCAGGTTGAACGCCTGGAAGATGAAGCCGACGCGGCGCCGACGGAGGATCGTGAGGTCGAGGTCGCCGAGCCCGGTGATGTCGGTGTCGCCGATCCAGGCGCGTCCTTCGGTCGGGCTGTCGAGTCCGGCCATGATGTGCATGAGCGTGGACTTGCCCGAGCCGGAGGGCCCCATGATGGCGGTGAACTGTCCACGGCGGATGCCGACGCTGACGTCGTCGAGTGCGCGGACGGTCCCTTCACCCGAGCCGTAGGTCTTCTTCAGGTGCTGGACGCGGGCGGCGAGCCCGAGGTCGGTGGTCGTGATCTCCATGCTTTCACGCTATTTCCGGCACCAGTGTCGCCGCGTCGCCCGGAGGAGGCATCCGTCGTACATCGCAAGGATGATCCCGCTCCTCCCGTCGACCCGCTCCTTTATGTGCGAGCCGC includes the following:
- a CDS encoding FtsX-like permease family protein, whose translation is MTAVATVVPETRATGPRFAWLRDRGMGASILVAGLSAAFGVILVEVTAYIEAVLQADPFIGDSETLAFVVALLSVLLTAVAMYVAAIVTANTFATIIAGRTRQIALMRLIGATARSQRAEVGRQGMIVGVLGAAIGLIVGLLISAVGVQVGTQLIANDPIGFSLAQPFIALPAIGVALTTWAAAWAGSRRVLSVTPLQALGGSVERTHDEVSGKPSRHVGSWILLITGAVLLAGGVIIGLMTPLGVVIAFFGGLLSFTGLALGSVMFMPPVLRLVGRLFGSSATARLAAENALRYPERSSRMAIGVVMGVTLVTMFAVALESAKRLMMSQVTGEIPEEFFAPFDAFAAIMMVLVAVSAVIAAVGLVNLLTIGVVQRRRELGLLRSIGLSNRQVRRMVLLEATHITVAATLTGLVLGVVYGWIAAQSLLGSVPTLPDFTPAGLVAPQIPWIPIAIIVVATAVLTLVAAATPTRLATRVAPVEALAAG
- a CDS encoding ABC transporter ATP-binding protein; the encoded protein is MEITTTDLGLAARVQHLKKTYGSGEGTVRALDDVSVGIRRGQFTAIMGPSGSGKSTLMHIMAGLDSPTEGRAWIGDTDITGLGDLDLTILRRRRVGFIFQAFNLVPTLDALGNIMLPFELDGRRPSAIERARIDGLIETLGLGSRLNHRPHQLSGGQQQRVAIARALATAPDLVFADEPTGNLDSKTGREVLQLLATASREHGQSIAMVTHDAIAASHADRVLYLGDGRIVADHPRQTAEQISAYMLAAEVAA